The following are encoded together in the Culex pipiens pallens isolate TS chromosome 1, TS_CPP_V2, whole genome shotgun sequence genome:
- the LOC120424150 gene encoding delta(24)-sterol reductase-like has product MASKTLTEILLVDFRWIVVVLFLLPASFLYNLFYSVRSKIIFKLHSAPRSHDAKVAGIQKQVRKWKESGGKTKMCTARPGWQTMSFRKPMYKKTSYQINCNLVDVLDVDTKRKVVRVEPLVSMGQLSETLAALGWTIPIVPELDDLTVGGLVMGTGVESSSHIYGLFQHICLSYELVLADGSVVKCSENENSDLFYAVPWSYGTLGLLTAVEIMIIPATKYIRLHYEPVVGLQNVVDKFESACRDTKKNKYVEGLLYTLDEAVIMTGEMVEDSEVEPDKVNDISKWYKPWFFVHVRDILKKREKTYEYVPLREYYHRHSRALFWEIQDIVPFGNNIIFRYLFGWLLPVKVSLLKLTQTETVKKLYENNHIIQDLLVPTSTMKKCCEEFDRLVNVYPVWLCPFLLPNNPGMLQPAKGMTSDLYVDIGVYGVPKGRRFQPVETTRAVEDLVEQSKGFQMLYADTYRTREEFRRMFDHGLYDKMRKKYNCEGAFPEVYDKVNKNVRD; this is encoded by the exons ATGGCGAGTAAAACGCTTACCGAAATCTTGCTCGTTGACTTCCGATGGATCGTGGTTGTTCTGTTCCTGCTACCGGCGTCCTTCCTGTACAACTTGTTCTACAGTGTGCGCAGTAAGATCATTTTTAAGCTGCATTCGGCACCCAGAAGCCACGACGCCAAAGTTGCCGGCATCCAGAAACAG GTCCGAAAATGGAAAGAATCCGGTGGCAAGACCAAGATGTGCACGGCCCGTCCCGGATGGCAAACGATGAGCTTCCGCAAGCCGATGTACAAGAAAACCTCCTATCAAATCAACTGTAATCTCGTCGACGTGCTCGATGTGGACACCAAGCGGAAGGTGGTCCGGGTGGAACCTCTCGTCAGCATGG GACAACTATCGGAAACTCTGGCTGCACTGGGATGGACTATCCCGATTGTTCCGGAACTTGACGATCTGACCGTTGGAGGCCTGGTAATGGGTACCGGCGTGGAGTCTAGCTCTCACATCTACGGACTGTTTCAGCACATTTGCCTGTCTTACGAATTGGTTCTGGCCGACGGAAGTGTTGTGAAATGCTCCGAAAACGAAAACAGTGATCTCTTCTACGCTGTTCCGTGGTCGTACGGTACCCTTGGACTGTTGACGGCCGTTGAAATCATGATCATTCCGGCAACAAA GTACATCCGCCTGCATTACGAACCGGTGGTTGGACTGCAGAACGTCGTGGACAAGTTCGAGAGTGCCTGCCGAGACACCAAGAAGAACAAGTACGTTGAAGGACTGCTGTACACGCTGGACGAGGCCGTCATAATGACCGGCGAAATGGTTGAGGACAGTGAGGTTGAACCGGACAAGGTCAATGATATTAGCAAGTGGTACAAGCCGTGGTTCTTCGTGCACGTGCGTGATATTCTGAAGAAGCGCGAAAAGACTTACGAGTACGTGCCACTGCGAGAATACTACCACAGGCACTCGCGGGCGCTGTTTTGGGAAATTCAG GACATAGTCCCCTTCGGCAACAACATAATCTTCCGCTACCTGTTCGGCTGGCTGCTGCCGGTCAAGGTGTCCCTGCTGAAGCTCACCCAAACGGAAACCGTGAAGAAGCTGTACGAAAACAACCACATCATCCAGGACTTGCTCGTTCCGACTAGCACCATGAAGAAGTGCTGCGAAGAATTCGACCGCCTCGTGAACGTGTACCCAGTTTGGCTGTGTCCGTTCCTGCTGCCCAACAACCCTGGCATGCTGCAACCGGCCAAGGGAATGACCAGCGATCTGTACGTGGACATTGGTGTGTACGGAGTGCCGAAGGGTCGTCGCTTCCAACCGGTGGAGACAACCCGCGCTGTTGAGGATCTGGTCGAGCAGAGCAAGGGATTCCAGATGCTGTACGCCGACACTTATCGTACGCGTGAGGAGTTCCGACGCATGTTTGACCATGGACTGTACGATAAGATGCGCAAAAAGTACAACTGCGAGGGAGCCTTCCCGGAGGTTTATGACAAGGTTAACAAGAATGTTCGAGATTAA
- the LOC120424151 gene encoding caspase-like, whose translation MSDTGLIEDQQSIQADMQDSNKTSTTKFTDVADALGHGNGLDHYGNRLKARMPVDRYASDYNMNHPKRGLALIFNHEHFEIPQLKSRAGTNVDCENLASTLKHLDFDVRVYKDMKLRDMQKEVEKVAKMDHSDNDCILITILSHGELGYLYAKDCQYKLDIIWSYFTANHCPTLAGKPKLFFIQACQGDQLDAGVTLSDRTETDSAGSMSYKIPAHADFLIAYSTIPGFYSWRNTQKGSWFMQSLCQELNQHGKKYDILTLLTFVAQRVAYDFESNTPDIPMMHQQKQIPCVTTMLTRLLRFTDK comes from the exons ATGAGTGACACTGGCTTGATCGAGGACCAGCAGTCGATCCAGGCCGATATGCAGGATTCCAACAAAACCAGCACCACCAAATTCACGGACGTTGCCGACGCCTTGGGACACGGAAATGGCTT GGACCACTACGGGAACCGACTGAAAGCGCGGATGCCCGTCGATCGCTATGCTTCCGACTACAACATGAACCACCCGAAGCGGGGTCTGGCCCTAATCTTCAACCACGAGCATTTTGAGATTCCACAGCTAAAGTCCAGGGCCGGCACTAATGTTGACTGCGAAAATTTGGCATCCACGTTGAAGCATCTGGACTTTGACGTGCGCGTGTACAAGGACATGAAGCTGAGGGATATGCAGAAGGAGGTGGAGAAAG TCGCCAAGATGGACCACTCGGACAACGACTGCATCCTGATCACGATCCTGTCGCATGGCGAACTCGGCTACCTGTACGCGAAGGACTGCCAGTACAAGCTGGACATCATTTGGTCGTACTTCACTGCCAACCACTGCCCGACCCTGGCTGGCAAGCCGAAGCTGTTTTTCATCCAGGCCTGCCAGGGTGACCAGTTGGACGCGGGCGTCACCCTGTCCGATCGCACCGAAACGGACAGCGCCGGCTCGATGAGCTACAAAATTCCGGCCCACGCTGACTTCTTGATCGCGTACTCGACCATCCCGGGCTTCTACTCGTGGCGCAACACCCAAAAGGGCTCTTGGTTTATGCAGTCCCTGTGCCAGGAGTTGAACCAGCACGGAAAGAAGTACGACATTCTGACGCTGCTGACGTTCGTGGCCCAGCGGGTGGCGTACGACTTTGAGTCCAACACGCCGGACATTCCGATGATGCACCAGCAAAAGCAGATCCCGTGCGTGACAACCATGTTGACGCGACTGCTGCGCTTTACTGACAAGTAG